A genomic segment from Gopherus evgoodei ecotype Sinaloan lineage chromosome 6, rGopEvg1_v1.p, whole genome shotgun sequence encodes:
- the SHLD3 gene encoding shieldin complex subunit 3: MEVVLHYRPVQNDLTKLQKLAEETLKEFPIRQLPRFVPWFPNVSHKLPLKPKRQPPIISGEKAEEVKQLVAASEPFIGRYYDCTVDLLEFQSNFKTGQSLIQAQTVHAQINSSNLEVQSANEKPKLRRSWSISVPNPKLKEKILPLSRELQSNLERMKLHAFYRAKWTIEQSICNNQTLEDVWIKLNTMIKHNELPSCNATIQRCVDQIWVFCDVLYSEYVGNLLKERLNLTGRMNLLVHKYGIIFSL; encoded by the coding sequence ATGGAAGTAGTTTTACACTATCGACCAGTCCAGAATGACCTCACAAAACTGCAGAAACTTGCAGAAGAAACACTGAAGGAGTTTCCTATTCGGCAACTACCAAGATTTGTTCCCTGGTTTCCAAATGTTTCACACAAACTTCCGCTCAAGCCTAAAAGACAACCACCTATTATTTCTGGTGAGAAAGCAGAAGAAGTGAAACAACTTGTTGCAGCTTCAGAACCTTTTATTGGGCGATATTATGACTGCACAGTGGACCTTCTGGAGTTTCAGTCTAATTTTAAAACTGGTCAAAGTTTAATCCAGGCACAAACAGTGCATGCACAAATTAATTCAAGCAATCTGGAAGTACAATCAGCAAACGAAAAACCAAAATTGAGACGGTCTTGGAGTATCTCTGTCCCTAATCCTAAACTTAAAGAAAAAATTCTTCCTTTATCTAGAGAACTGCAGAGTAATTTAGAAAGAATGAAGCTACATGCATTTTATAGAGCAAAGTGGACAATTGAGCAATCTATTTGTAATAATCAAACTCTAGAGGACGTTTGGATAAAATTGAACACAATGATCAAACACAATGAATTGCCATCTTGCAATGCTACAATCCAAAGATGTGTAGACCAGATATGGGTTTTCTGTGATGTATTATATAGTGAATATGTTGGCAATCTTCTTAAAGAAAGATTAAATCTTACTGGGAGAATGAACTTGCTTGTACATAAATACGGAATTATATTTAGTTTGTAA